A section of the Delphinus delphis chromosome 1, mDelDel1.2, whole genome shotgun sequence genome encodes:
- the CAMK2N1 gene encoding calcium/calmodulin-dependent protein kinase II inhibitor 1, with amino-acid sequence MSEVLPYGDEKLSPYGDGGDVGQIFSCRLQDTNNFFGAGQNKRPPKLGQIGRSKRVVIEDDRIDDVLKNMTDKAPPGV; translated from the exons ATGTCGGAGGTGCTGCCCTACGGCGACGAGAAGCTGAGCCCCTACGGCGACGGCGGCGACGTGGGCCAGATCTTCTCCTGCCGCCTGCAGGACACCAACAACTTCTTCGGCGCCGGGCAGAACAAGCGGCCGCCCAAGCTGGGCCAGATCGGCCGGAGCAAGCGGG TTGTTATTGAAGATGATAGGATTGATGACGTGCTGAAAAATATGACAGACAAGGCACCTCCTGGTGTCTAA
- the MUL1 gene encoding mitochondrial ubiquitin ligase activator of NFKB 1, with amino-acid sequence MESGGRPSLGQFILLGTSSVVTAVLYSLYRQKAQVAQELKGAKRIHLGEDLKSILSEAPGKCVPYAVIEGAVRSVKETLNSQFVENCKGVIQRLTLQEHKMVWNRTTRLWNDCSKIIHQRTNVVPFDLVPHEDGMDVAVRVLKPLDSLDLGLETVYEKFHPSVQSFTDVIGHYISGEQPKGVQETEEMLKVGAALTGVGELVLDSSSIRLQPPKQGMQYYLSSQDFDSLLQRQESSVRLWKVLTLVFGFATCATLFFILRKQYVQRRERLRLQQMEEAFREHEAQLLSRANPEDRESLKNACVMCLSNFRSCVFLECGHVCSCAECYQALPEPKRCPICRQAITRVIPLYNS; translated from the exons ATGGAGAGCGGAGGGCGGCCCTCGCTGGGCCAGTTCATCCTCCTGGGCACCAGCTCTGTCGTCACCGCTGTCCTGTACTCTTTGTACCGGCAGAAGGCCCAGGTCGCCCAAGAGCTCAAG GGAGCTAAAAGAATCCACTTGGGTGAAGACTTAAAGAGTATTCTTTCAGAAGCTCCAGGAAAATGTGTGCCTTACGCTGTTATTGAAG GAGCCGTTCGGTCTGTTAAAGAAACGCTTAACAGCCAGTTTGTAGAAAATTGCAAGGGGGTGATCCAGCGGCTGACGCTTCAGGAGCACAAGATGGTGTGGAACCGGACAACTCGCCTCTG GAACGACTGTTCCAAGATCATTCACCAGAGGACCAACGTGGTGCCCTTTGACCTGGTGCCCCATGAGGATGGCATGGATGTGGCCGTGCGGGTGCTGAAGCCCCTGGACTCGCTGGATCTGGGCCTGGAGACGGTGTACGAGAAGTTCCACCCCTCTGTCCAGTCCTTCACGGACGTCATCGGCCACTACATCAGTGGGGAGCAGCCCAAGGGCGTCCAGGAGACCGAGGAGATGCTGAAGGTGGGGGCCGCCCTCACAGGGGTGGGCGAGCTGGTCCTGGACAGCAGCTCCATCCGTCTGCAGCCCCCCAAGCAGGGCATGCAGTACTACCTGAGCAGCCAGGACTTCGACAGCCTGCTGCAGAGGCAGGAGTCCAGCGTCAGGCTCTGGAAGGTCCTGACGCTGGTGTTCGGCTTTGCCACGTGCGCTACTCTCTTCTTCATCCTCCGGAAGCAGTATGTGCAGCGTCGAGAGCGACTGCGCCTCCAGCAGATGGAGGAGGCGTTCCGGGAGCACGAGGCCCAGCTGCTGAGCCGAGCCAACCCCGAGGACCGGGAGAGTCTGAAGAACGCCTGCGTCATGTGCCTGAGCAACTTCCGGTCTTGCGTCTTCCTGGAGTGCGGGCACGTGTGTTCCTGTGCCGAGTGCTACCAGGCCTTGCCGGAGCCCAAGAGGTGCCCCATCTGCAGGCAGGCGATCACCCGGGTGATTCCCTTGTACAACAGCTAA